From Ananas comosus cultivar F153 unplaced genomic scaffold, ASM154086v1, whole genome shotgun sequence, one genomic window encodes:
- the LOC109704387 gene encoding uncharacterized protein LOC109704387 has product MPLDSCSLSPSLAPLDAAPTPCSLSGRNDGRVRGRAFFPSRPFLLTTLRFVHPLMSLRLLFPLWTEWCSEFVVGPSSSRVVPVSGASFRLIHPFQSRKCDPSAAFDFTSGKRIEQKLLEYSQERKYFKQGKIEQFQQILEEGSSPEIDEYYADIKYKRIAILNALGAYYTHLGKVDPNQNKNFTSAIQ; this is encoded by the exons ATGCCGCTCGACTCCTGTTCCCTCTCTCCTTCGCTCGCCCCTCTAGATGCCGCTCCGACTCCCTGTTCCCTCTCTGGACGGAATGATGGCCGAGTTCGTGGTCGGGCCTTTTTCCCGTCGCGCCCGTTCCTGTTAACGACGCTTCGTTTCGTTCACCCCTTGATGTCGCTCCGACTCCTGTTCCCTCTCTGGACGGAATGGTGCTCCGAGTTCGTAGTCGGCCCTTCTTCCAGTCGCGTCGTTCCCGTTAGCGGCGCTTCGTTTCGGCTTATTCATCCCTTCCAGTCACGAAAATG CGATCCCTCCGCGGCCTTCGATTTCACCTCCGGGAAACGGATCGAGCAGAAACTTCTCGAGTACAGTCAAGAG AGAAAATACTTCAAGCAAGGAAAGATAGAACAATTTCAGCAGATCTTGGAGGAAGGGTCAAGCCCAG AAATTGATGAGTACTATGCTGATATCAAGTATAAGCGAATCGCTATCCTAAATGCTTTGGGAGCCTACTACACTCACTTGGGAAAGGTTGATCcgaatcaaaacaaaaatttcacTTCGGCAATTCAGTAA